A genome region from Nocardia sp. NBC_01730 includes the following:
- a CDS encoding (2,3-dihydroxybenzoyl)adenylate synthase, producing MTSTSTTSSPHRDGYVPFPAQTAAAYRAAGYWSGRPLGDLLRATARQHPHRPALLGGDRDHSYAEVDAAADRMAHGLLALGIAPGDRVVVQLPNVPEFLTVLFGLLRAGIIPVLTLPAHRRAEIEHLAALSEAVGYIVADRAGGFDYRELAATVRAAVPSLRHVLVLGDPGPHTDLASIPRDGGDLPEVDPSDIALMLVSGGTTGLPKLIARTHDDYVYNATASAEVCLLTENDVYLATLPAAHNFPLACPGILGTVGVGGAVAFIGDPSPENAFAAIERHRVTVTALVPPLAQLWCAATGWEDADLNSLRLLQVGGARLAEINAKEVTPALGATLQQVFGMAEGLLNYTRLDDPVELLHTTQGRPLSPSDEVRVVDADGNDVAPGAEGELVTKGPYTIRGYYRAPEHNARAFTPDGYYRSGDLVRRLPSGHLVVSGRIKDVINRGGENISCDELEEHLLAHPAVRHAAAVGLPDAALGEKVCAVLVVDGEMPTLAEIKTFLAARGLATYKLPDVLRRSDKLPITAVGKIDKRVLRAEG from the coding sequence GTGACTTCGACATCCACCACGTCATCCCCGCATCGCGACGGTTATGTGCCCTTTCCCGCGCAGACGGCGGCAGCGTACCGGGCCGCCGGGTATTGGTCCGGGCGACCGCTCGGTGATCTGTTGCGCGCCACCGCACGACAGCACCCGCACCGGCCCGCACTGCTCGGCGGTGACCGCGACCACAGCTACGCCGAGGTCGACGCCGCCGCCGATCGGATGGCTCACGGGCTGCTCGCGCTCGGGATCGCACCGGGCGACCGCGTGGTGGTCCAGCTGCCCAACGTGCCGGAGTTCTTGACCGTGCTGTTCGGGCTGCTACGCGCCGGAATCATTCCCGTGCTGACACTGCCCGCGCACCGGCGGGCCGAAATCGAGCATCTTGCGGCGCTTTCCGAGGCCGTCGGCTACATCGTGGCCGACCGGGCGGGCGGCTTCGACTACCGCGAGCTGGCCGCGACCGTGCGGGCGGCTGTGCCCTCACTGCGGCACGTCCTGGTGCTCGGCGACCCCGGCCCCCACACCGACCTGGCCTCGATCCCCCGCGACGGCGGCGACCTGCCCGAAGTCGATCCGAGCGACATCGCCCTGATGCTGGTCTCCGGCGGCACCACGGGACTGCCGAAGCTGATCGCACGCACCCACGACGACTACGTCTACAACGCGACCGCGAGCGCCGAGGTATGTCTGTTGACCGAAAACGACGTCTACCTCGCGACACTTCCGGCCGCACACAACTTCCCACTGGCCTGCCCTGGCATCCTCGGCACCGTCGGCGTCGGCGGTGCGGTCGCCTTCATCGGCGATCCGAGCCCGGAGAACGCGTTCGCCGCGATCGAGCGGCACCGGGTCACGGTTACCGCGCTGGTGCCGCCGCTGGCCCAACTATGGTGCGCAGCAACCGGATGGGAAGACGCCGACCTGAACTCGCTGCGCCTGCTCCAGGTGGGCGGGGCCCGCCTGGCGGAGATCAACGCCAAGGAGGTGACGCCCGCACTCGGCGCCACATTGCAGCAGGTGTTCGGGATGGCGGAGGGCCTGCTCAACTACACCCGGCTGGACGACCCAGTCGAGCTGCTGCACACCACCCAGGGCAGGCCGCTGTCGCCATCCGACGAGGTTCGCGTGGTGGACGCCGACGGCAACGATGTCGCGCCCGGCGCGGAGGGCGAGCTGGTCACCAAGGGCCCATATACGATCCGCGGCTACTATCGCGCCCCCGAGCACAACGCACGCGCGTTCACCCCGGACGGCTACTACCGCAGCGGCGACTTGGTCCGCCGCCTGCCCAGCGGTCACCTCGTCGTCTCCGGCCGGATCAAGGACGTGATCAACCGCGGCGGCGAGAACATCTCCTGCGACGAGCTCGAGGAGCATCTGCTCGCCCATCCCGCGGTCCGGCACGCCGCCGCCGTCGGCCTGCCGGACGCCGCGCTCGGCGAAAAGGTCTGCGCCGTCCTCGTTGTCGACGGCGAGATGCCGACCCTTGCCGAAATCAAGACCTTCCTCGCCGCCCGCGGACTGGCCACCTACAAGCTGCCGGACGTGCTTCGCCGCAGCGACAAGCTCCCCATCACCGCAGTCGGCAAGATCGACAAAAGAGTGCTGCGCGCCGAGGGCTGA